From a region of the Verrucomicrobiota bacterium genome:
- a CDS encoding metalloregulator ArsR/SmtB family transcription factor, which translates to MPSMLNLLRIISDPTRLRLLALLEPSELSVAEIQEVLGMGQSRISTHLAQLKRVGLLEDRRVGKNIYYRWAQAPSFPAGQLKDLVHLATGDMPEVSQDRAGLEHVLEKRKDRAREYFDRLAGRFGRSHCPGRSWQALAHLLLTLVPEVDVADLGAGEGTLAQLLARRARRVIAVDISEKMVEFGANLAHDNGFTNLEYRLGDLEAPPIEPDSVDLAIFSQALHHANHPERALTAARRILRPGGRVLILDLLAHTFEQARELYADLWLGFSEVELLRLLEQAGFERRECRVVSRETESPYFQTVFATGMKVPQTE; encoded by the coding sequence ATGCCGTCAATGCTGAATTTACTTCGGATAATATCCGACCCGACCCGCCTGCGCTTGCTCGCCTTGCTTGAGCCGAGCGAACTTTCGGTCGCCGAAATTCAGGAAGTTCTGGGTATGGGCCAATCGCGAATCTCGACTCACCTCGCCCAACTCAAACGGGTGGGGCTGCTGGAAGACCGGCGGGTAGGCAAAAATATTTATTACCGTTGGGCGCAAGCCCCGAGCTTCCCGGCCGGGCAGCTGAAGGACCTCGTCCATCTCGCCACCGGTGACATGCCTGAAGTGTCGCAGGATCGAGCCGGGCTTGAGCACGTGCTGGAAAAACGCAAGGACCGGGCCCGCGAGTACTTCGACCGGCTGGCAGGCCGTTTCGGCCGGAGCCATTGTCCCGGACGATCCTGGCAGGCGCTCGCGCACCTGCTGCTGACGCTGGTGCCGGAGGTCGACGTGGCCGATCTGGGTGCGGGCGAAGGCACCCTCGCCCAGCTGCTGGCCCGGCGGGCCCGGCGGGTCATCGCGGTTGATATCTCAGAAAAGATGGTCGAGTTCGGGGCGAACCTTGCCCACGACAATGGGTTTACTAACCTCGAGTACCGGCTCGGTGACCTCGAAGCGCCGCCGATCGAACCGGATTCCGTGGACCTGGCTATCTTTAGTCAGGCGTTGCATCATGCAAACCACCCGGAGCGGGCCCTTACTGCCGCACGCCGGATCCTGCGTCCGGGCGGGCGCGTCCTCATCCTTGACCTGCTGGCGCATACCTTTGAGCAAGCCCGGGAACTCTATGCCGATCTCTGGCTTGGCTTCAGCGAGGTCGAACTATTGCGCCTGCTGGAACAGGCCGGCTTTGAACGCCGTGAATGCCGGGTCGTGTCTCGAGAAACCGAGAGTCCCTACTTCCAGACGGTGTTCGCCACGGGCATGAAAGTGCCACAAACCGAGTGA
- a CDS encoding phosphodiester glycosidase family protein produces MAFVAFAAFSQRAAGSDMAFWRVAARSDESDPSGAVRYRQLQAQGPDGQTAEIWVAFGLIGQVRCQVIAQSIHPFESVRAAVEQSGSMAGVNGGFFKADGSPVGLLVCEGRQLHPFEKARLLSGTFLIRAGRPYIHRVTGMPAGPLDGAIQCGPLLVERGTAVTGLNDERVAPRTFVFLTGRGKVGIGIIRSTTLAQAARLLISPALLRDDRINIALNLDGGSSTGFFGRTRGGSLDQPEWARVADCLVFSPKTTNFR; encoded by the coding sequence GTGGCATTTGTGGCATTTGCGGCATTTTCCCAGCGCGCCGCCGGCTCAGACATGGCGTTTTGGCGCGTCGCCGCGCGCTCGGATGAATCCGACCCGTCGGGCGCGGTACGGTATCGGCAGCTTCAAGCTCAGGGGCCGGACGGGCAGACCGCTGAAATCTGGGTGGCTTTCGGCCTTATCGGGCAGGTGCGATGCCAGGTTATCGCTCAATCCATTCACCCGTTTGAGTCGGTGCGCGCGGCGGTCGAGCAAAGCGGTTCGATGGCCGGCGTGAACGGGGGTTTCTTCAAAGCAGACGGTTCACCGGTCGGCCTGCTTGTGTGTGAAGGGCGCCAGTTGCATCCTTTCGAGAAAGCCCGGCTGCTTTCAGGAACGTTTCTGATCCGGGCCGGTCGTCCTTACATTCATCGGGTTACGGGCATGCCCGCTGGGCCTCTGGACGGCGCCATCCAATGCGGTCCATTGCTCGTGGAACGCGGGACCGCGGTAACCGGGCTGAATGATGAGCGGGTTGCGCCGCGCACGTTCGTTTTCCTCACCGGACGAGGCAAAGTGGGCATCGGCATCATCCGGTCTACGACCCTGGCCCAGGCGGCCCGGCTCCTCATTTCCCCGGCCCTGCTGCGTGATGACCGGATCAATATCGCCCTTAACCTGGACGGAGGATCGTCCACCGGATTTTTCGGCCGGACCAGGGGCGGTTCACTCGATCAGCCGGAGTGGGCGCGCGTCGCCGATTGTCTCGTCTTCAGCCCCAAAACGACGAATTTTCGTTGA
- a CDS encoding DUF1802 family protein → MDASATPLIPGSVSLEAGPAIGFKEWALVCRSMLAGETSVIFRKGGIAEGRQGFRFKHDQFFLFPTFFHEQLQCVRVDDTVSLEAQPASVTIQAWVSVEFTVWVEDLTRVEPLRPLHILTGQVLQQRADYSEPKGLHLAFVRAYRLPEPWVFPYQRSFGGCRSWVNLPDLPAALPAMAVLSDAEQARRRDLVRSSV, encoded by the coding sequence ATGGACGCATCGGCAACTCCCCTCATCCCGGGTTCAGTCTCACTCGAAGCCGGCCCGGCGATCGGCTTCAAGGAATGGGCATTGGTTTGCCGGTCGATGCTGGCGGGCGAGACGAGCGTCATCTTTCGAAAGGGCGGCATCGCTGAGGGCCGGCAAGGGTTTCGTTTCAAGCACGACCAATTTTTCCTGTTCCCGACGTTCTTTCATGAGCAACTCCAATGCGTTCGCGTTGACGACACCGTGTCTCTGGAGGCGCAACCTGCCTCGGTGACGATCCAGGCATGGGTGAGCGTCGAGTTTACGGTCTGGGTGGAGGATCTCACCCGTGTGGAGCCGCTGCGGCCGTTGCACATCCTTACCGGCCAGGTCCTGCAACAGCGGGCCGATTACAGCGAGCCCAAGGGATTGCACCTTGCTTTCGTCCGCGCTTACCGGCTGCCGGAACCGTGGGTGTTCCCGTACCAGAGGTCATTCGGGGGATGCCGTTCCTGGGTAAACTTGCCGGACTTGCCGGCCGCTCTGCCTGCCATGGCCGTATTGTCCGACGCCGAGCAGGCCCGGCGTCGCGATCTGGTCCGAAGCAGCGTGTAA
- a CDS encoding adenosylhomocysteinase: MSNVASKPSADYRVADLGLAEFGRKEIEIAETEMPGLMALRREYGTSKPLAGARIAGCLHMTIQTAVLIETLIELGASVRWSSCNIFSTQDHAAAALAAEGIPVFAWKGETLEEYDWCIEQTLFWPDGQPLNMILDDGGDLTLLIHQKYPHLLPGIRGISEETTTGVHRLYQMVERGELGCPAFNVNDSCTKSKFDNLYGCRESLLDGLKRATDVMVAGKLAVVCGYGDVGKGCAQSLKGQGARVVVTEIDPICALQAAMEGYQVTTLEDVAKEGDIFITATGCRDIIRREHLDWMKHQAIVANIGHFDLEIDVASVFDDPNLKRINIKPQVDQVEWPDGKRVTILAEGRLMNLGCATGHPSFVMSASFTNQVMAQIELFNNHQSYEKRVYVLPKKLDEKVAQLHLAKLGVKLTQLTQKQADYLGINREGPFKPEFYRY; the protein is encoded by the coding sequence ATGAGCAACGTCGCTAGCAAACCTTCTGCGGACTACCGGGTGGCCGATCTGGGCCTGGCTGAGTTCGGTCGAAAAGAAATCGAAATTGCCGAGACCGAGATGCCCGGCCTGATGGCCCTGCGCCGCGAGTACGGCACGTCCAAGCCGTTGGCGGGCGCCCGGATTGCGGGCTGCCTGCACATGACGATCCAGACGGCCGTGCTGATCGAAACCCTGATTGAGCTGGGTGCATCGGTACGCTGGTCGAGCTGCAACATTTTTTCCACGCAGGACCACGCGGCGGCAGCGCTTGCGGCCGAGGGCATCCCGGTTTTTGCCTGGAAAGGTGAGACGCTGGAAGAGTACGACTGGTGCATCGAGCAGACGCTGTTCTGGCCCGATGGACAGCCGCTCAACATGATCCTGGATGACGGCGGCGATCTGACCCTGCTGATCCACCAGAAATACCCGCACCTCCTGCCGGGGATCCGGGGCATCTCCGAGGAAACCACGACGGGCGTGCACCGGCTCTACCAGATGGTGGAGCGGGGCGAACTCGGCTGCCCGGCCTTTAATGTGAACGACTCGTGTACGAAGTCCAAGTTCGATAACCTGTACGGTTGTCGCGAGTCCCTGCTGGACGGCTTGAAGCGTGCGACCGACGTGATGGTCGCCGGCAAGCTGGCCGTGGTTTGCGGTTACGGTGACGTCGGCAAGGGTTGCGCCCAGTCGCTCAAGGGCCAGGGTGCGCGCGTGGTGGTCACGGAGATCGATCCGATCTGCGCGCTTCAGGCGGCGATGGAAGGTTACCAGGTGACGACGCTCGAAGACGTGGCCAAAGAGGGCGACATCTTCATCACGGCGACCGGTTGCCGCGACATTATCCGGCGCGAACACCTCGATTGGATGAAACACCAGGCCATCGTGGCTAACATCGGTCACTTCGACCTTGAGATCGATGTGGCCAGCGTGTTTGACGATCCGAATCTGAAGCGGATCAACATCAAGCCGCAGGTTGACCAGGTTGAATGGCCGGATGGCAAACGCGTCACGATCCTGGCGGAAGGCCGGCTGATGAACCTGGGTTGCGCGACGGGTCATCCGTCATTCGTGATGAGCGCCTCGTTCACCAATCAGGTGATGGCGCAGATCGAGCTTTTCAACAATCACCAAAGTTACGAAAAGAGGGTGTACGTCCTGCCGAAGAAGCTTGACGAGAAGGTCGCTCAGTTGCACCTCGCCAAACTCGGCGTCAAGCTGACCCAGCTGACTCAGAAGCAGGCGGATTACCTCGGCATCAACCGCGAGGGCCCGTTCAAGCCGGAGTTTTACCGGTATTGA
- a CDS encoding methionine adenosyltransferase translates to MARRYIFSSESVTEGHPDKVCDTISDRILDACLAQDPQSRVACETLVKGNLVVVAGEITTSARFDYIDEVRSAVRGIGYVYEDSLFHADTCLVMQALSRQSHDIAQGVDARAAEGKETAEQGAGDQGLMFGFAVRETPELMPAPIALSHQLGRALTGLRKSGELPWLRPDAKTQVSVEYEGYRPVRVNTVVISTQHAPDVKHKEIRETVIERVVRKVIPPEWIDSQTRYLINPTGRFVIGGPEGDSGLTGRKIIVDTYGGMGRHGGGAFSGKDPSKVDRSAAYMGRYVAKNVVAAGLADRCEVQFAYAIGYPDPVSISVDTFGTSTVAEEKIEGAVKQVFNFKPAAIIEDLQLLRPIYSQTTNYGHFGREDDLDALTWERTDKAEALKHLAS, encoded by the coding sequence ATGGCGCGTCGTTACATCTTTTCCTCCGAGTCAGTGACCGAGGGGCATCCCGACAAGGTCTGCGATACCATTTCCGATCGTATCCTGGATGCCTGTCTGGCCCAGGATCCGCAAAGCCGGGTAGCCTGTGAAACGCTGGTCAAAGGCAACCTCGTCGTGGTGGCGGGCGAAATCACCACGAGTGCCCGATTTGATTACATCGACGAGGTTCGCTCCGCCGTTCGTGGGATCGGCTACGTTTATGAAGATTCATTGTTTCACGCCGACACCTGCCTGGTGATGCAGGCGCTCAGCCGCCAGTCGCACGACATCGCCCAAGGCGTTGACGCCCGAGCGGCGGAAGGAAAAGAGACTGCCGAGCAAGGGGCAGGGGACCAGGGCTTGATGTTTGGGTTTGCCGTGCGTGAGACCCCCGAGTTGATGCCGGCTCCCATCGCCCTCAGCCATCAGCTTGGGCGTGCGCTCACCGGTTTGCGCAAGAGCGGCGAGCTTCCCTGGTTGCGTCCCGACGCCAAGACGCAGGTGTCGGTAGAATACGAAGGTTACCGTCCGGTCCGGGTAAACACGGTGGTGATTTCAACCCAGCACGCGCCGGACGTGAAGCACAAGGAGATCCGGGAGACCGTGATCGAACGCGTCGTGCGGAAGGTGATCCCGCCTGAGTGGATTGATTCTCAAACCCGCTACCTGATCAACCCTACCGGCCGGTTCGTGATCGGCGGCCCGGAAGGGGATTCGGGCCTTACCGGGCGCAAAATCATCGTCGATACCTATGGCGGCATGGGGCGCCACGGGGGCGGCGCGTTTTCGGGTAAAGACCCCTCGAAGGTGGACCGTTCGGCGGCTTATATGGGCCGTTACGTCGCCAAGAACGTCGTGGCGGCGGGCCTGGCGGATCGTTGCGAAGTCCAGTTCGCTTACGCGATCGGGTACCCTGACCCGGTCAGCATCAGCGTCGACACGTTTGGAACCTCAACGGTCGCGGAAGAAAAAATCGAGGGTGCGGTCAAGCAGGTATTCAATTTCAAACCGGCAGCCATCATCGAAGATCTCCAACTGCTTCGGCCCATCTACAGCCAGACCACCAACTACGGGCATTTCGGCCGGGAAGACGATCTCGACGCCCTCACCTGGGAGCGTACCGACAAAGCCGAGGCCCTCAAACACCTCGCCTCCTGA